Proteins from a genomic interval of Zingiber officinale cultivar Zhangliang chromosome 2A, Zo_v1.1, whole genome shotgun sequence:
- the LOC122042946 gene encoding ornithine aminotransferase, mitochondrial-like, with product MAMIMKHMAASRRQLQVAASRIVGARTMSAVPHKSPPPSSSEELMRLEQERSAHNYHPIPMVFSKASGTCVWDPEGNKYIDFLSAYSAVNQGHCHPKVMKALIEQAQKLTLSSRAFYNDKFPTFAEHVTQLFGYDMMLPMNTGAEGVETALKLARKWGYKKKKIPQDKALIVSCCGCFHGRTVGVISMSCDNDATRDFGPLVPGHLKVKFGNVDALEKIFKDHGEQICGFLFEPIQGEAGVIIPPDGYLRSVRDLCSRYNILMIADEIQTGIARTGRMLACDWEMIRPDVVILGKALGAGVIPVSVVLADKEIMLCIQPGEHGSTFGGNPLASAVAVAALDVIKEEELVKRAEQLGQVLRDQLGKVQLQFPQIIKEVRGKGLLNAIDLNHKALSPVSAYDICMKLKERGILAKPTHDTIIRLAPPLTISLEEISEASKAISDVLEIDLPKMQKQKQNAETPTPTQACDRCGKQLHDSTD from the exons ATGGCGATGATAATGAAACACATGGCTGCTTCCAGAAGGCAACTGCAGGTGGCGGCGAGCAGGATCGTGGGCGCAAGAACCATGTCGGCAGTTCCTCACAAGTCCCCTCCTCCTTCCTCGTCGGAGGAGCTAATGCGGTTGGAACAGGAGCGCAGCGCTCACAA TTACCATCCCATTCCTATGGTTTTTTCTAAAGCAAGTGGCACATGTGTATGGGATCCAGAAGGCAACAAGTACATTGATTTCTTATCAGCTTATTCTGCTGTTAATCAG GGGCATTGTCATCCAAAAGTTATGAAAGCTTTAATTGAACAAGCACAAAAGCTCACTCTTAGCTCTAGAGCTTTCTATAATGACAAGTTTCCTACTTTTGCTGAGCACGTTACTCAACTGTTtggatatgatatgatgttaccgATGAATACTGGGGCTGAAGGAGTGGAAACAGCATTGAAACTGGCAAGAAAATGgggttacaagaagaaaaagatcCCTCAGGATAAG GCTCTCATTGTATCTTGTTGTGGTTGTTTCCATGGTCGGACCGTGGGGGTAATATCTATGAGTTGCGACAATGATGCTACTCGTGATTTTGGTCCCTTGGTTCCAGGGCATCTCAAAGTTAAATTTGGTAATGTTGATGCACTAGAAAAAATCTTCAAAG ATCACGGGGAGCAAATTTGTGGTTTTCTGTTTGAGCCTATTCAAGGGGAAGCAGGA GTCATAATACCACCAGATGGTTATTTAAGATCTGTCAGAGATCTATGTTCTAGATACAATATTCTGATGATTGCTGATGAAATACAAACTGGTATAGCTCGCACTGGGAGAATGCTAGCATGCGACTGGGAAATGATACGACCTGATGTTGTG ATACTAGGAAAAGCCTTAGGAGCTGGTGTTATACCAGTAAGTGTAGTTCTTGCTGACAAGGAAATCATGTTGTGCATCCAGCCTGGAGAGCATGGAAG TACTTTTGGAGGAAACCCGTTGGCAAGTGCTGTAGCAGTTGCTGCATTGGATGTTATCAAGGAGGAAGAACTCGTCAAGAG gGCTGAACAGTTGGGGCAGGTGCTCAGGGATCAACTAGGAAAAGTTCAATTACAATTCCCACAGATAATAAAAGAAGTTCGGGGAAAAGGATTGCTTAATGCCATAGATCTTAACCACAAAGCCCTCTCTCCTGTTTCGGcctatgatatatgtatgaaattgAAGGAGAGAGGGATTCTTGCAAAGCCAACACATGATACCATTATTCGGTTAGCTCCTCCTCTCACCATAAG CTTGGAGGAGATCAGCGAAGCATCAAAAGCTATCAGTGATGTGTTGGAGATTGACTTGCCCAAGATGCAGAAGCAGAAGCAAAATGCTGAGACTCCAACACCTACGCAAGCATGTGATCGATGCGGGAAGCAATTGCACGATTCAACAGACTGA